DNA from Pichia kudriavzevii chromosome 5, complete sequence:
CATGTAGTCGCCGTGGACGTTCTCAACAGAGAATTCGATCCGATCCAACAGACGTTACTCACAGAGAGACTGATCAAATGTGAACAAAATATCCCTTCTTGGTTACAGGTTATAATTCCTAATGTTAATGTCAGCTATGTACGTGAagtttcaataataaatttacaaaatcaaactctTACAATGAGAAGTATCAATttaacaatgaaaaatttacTCAAAGTCTATGAAACTGTACAATACGAACCTGCCAGTGATCCAAACAAGACAACATTCACCCAATGTGCTAgactttcttcaaatcagCCCTGGATTGGTCCCAAAATTGAAAGCTGGGCACTTGCAACCTTTGCCCAAAATGCAGCAAAGGGGAAAATGGGATTCGATTCCGTTTTGCAATTGGGATTGCTGCCAAATCTAATTGAGGACTTGAATAACAGGAAAGACGACATCTTGGATGATATTGAGAAGGTCTCCTCCAAAATCATCGACGAAATTAAAAGTTGCAATgctttcaaagatatcaataATATATCACTGGATGTATTGAAAGATTTAACAATTGatgcaaataaaaaactgCAACTCCCCGATAAGGACATCACTGATGAAATCTTAGAAACGTTGAATCTTCACCGTATACTGGTGAACAATGCAATATCACACCATACAAGTGAAATTATCCGCCAACTACAAGTGCAAATCTCAAAGATCTTCTCAAACGAAAAGGACTAGCAtatgtttcaaatattcaaacaGACGCTGAGCCTCCCTCCCTTCTCAGTTCTCCTTCCCTTTTCGGAAGGAGAACTGGCTAAAGAGCCTCGCCGCGCCAATGTTTACCTTTTGCCTCATATGGCAATTCTGGTCGCCTTGAGAATATGCATATTTAGTTTCAGTTTCTCTATAGTACTTCATCacaagaaaacaaacaaacaaactttttttatttaggGTTTTCCTCTGTTTGGATAAACACTGTGGTTTTCCCgtattttcattctttatATACTCTATAGATATATTATATCCCTCTAACCAAGCATCCGGGAATGTCATTGAATGATATATTGGCCGCTGCAAACCAATCAGTTGACGATTTGATAAACCAATTAGAAACCATCCATCCCTCTTCGGAATCAGATTCCAGCATGACGACTGAACCATTGAACGTTGATGACTCGGTTGTTGCTCTAGAACAGCCGGTCCATCCAATAGGCCCAAAACCATATGTCTCTCCGCATAAGGGTAAACCACTACCGGCTATACAATTTTCACCGTCCGATTATTCGATTAAATCAATGCCCAATTTAAACTACAGTGATAGTGATGAGGAGACTGTTGTGCAGTCTCCTGTACAACAACACCATCCAAATTTCAACAGAAACGAATCtatgaaatcaacaatcaGTACAAATGTCAAATTGGACACCATCATAGTCAATGATTCCattgaaagtgaagaaCCAACTAGGGAAGATGTCAAACTATCGCACCAACATAAGAGGTCGTCGTCACTCTCGGACTTTGTTGGTGGTATCATAAGGTCTTTTTCGAGCAACCATATCCAATCCCGGAATTTTAGTAGCGCCACGGGGAATACTGTCTTTGAATCTGCAGAAGAAGGgtatgatgaagaagatgaagatgggaaatatgatgatgacaatGTGCATGGAGATaaagaatttcaaaacgAAAATAGCATGGATGAAGACAATGCAGATCAGGAACATGTAGAGATGGGTATAGATGAAcacaaagaaagagaagattcTTTTGACTCGCCCAGTTCACAATACTCGGAAGATTCAATGGCTAATGAAACAATCCAAAACGATACTATAAACAATGCCCCTCTTGACatgtttgaagaagagattgaaaaatctgttgttgaaaatactGAAATTGAGTCACTTCATGGTGATTTCCAGCTGGATTTGCCGTTTGAAGATGACATTTTCGATActgaattcattgaatttaaCAGAAAACTAAACTCCCGGAATTCATCGAATACTAGTGCTTCAACTACCTCAAATCGAATTGTTAGTATAGAACGTGGAGAACAACAAGAgcttttgaatatttggtcaaaacagaaaaattATAACGTACCAATCAAGAAACacgttgaatttgatagtATTCATACACCAATTAAGAAATCCCTAATTGTAAATACATCGAATCCAAAATCAGTCCACATattaaattcaaattctATCTATGATAAATTAGAGGTTCTTCCAGTTGGTGTCAAAGGATATCACCATGTTCAAGTACGTAGTGTAAACGATGCTGTAAGCGACAACGAATCTTCACATTCCGTGATAAAGTATGATATAAATGATGAGCCCGAGGAGCTCTCATTGCAACTGCAGGACTTGACTGTCGATCTGAGTGCCGACTCGGAAACTTCCATTCAAAAGGAGATAGCTAATTGGGATCCAAAACCAGAGCCTAACTTTCATCACGAGAGGAACAAGTCAAGCATTGATGTCTTGAAATCTGTTTGGAGTGAAAATGATCGTGAAAGTTCACAGCTGTCAAATGATTTCTTGTATCAGTTGACACATTCAGATACCTTCCACCGtttgaacaagaaaaatattgaatctTACCTatacaaagaaacagattTTGAAGCAGATAACGTAAGGCTTATGCCACCGcctcaacatcaacaaatcTACCAGTTTAATCAGAACGAAAGTATGTCTAGAATTGTGCCTGGCTTAGGTATATCCGAAGGAGTATTGGAGTatgaggatgatgataatgttgatgatattgatacCATTGGTTCGATTCACACTTCATTAAAGccaattgaatttgaacaacaacaaaagtCTCCTATATCTCCTGCTCGTGAGAAGATGATTGCACATTTCCAGCAACAATTaagacaaaagaaagaacaagaaTCACACAGAGAACTACAGCATCAACTACAATCAcagattcatcaacatGCAAAATCAGTTCAATCATCCCCTGTTAAACCGATTAAGTTTGAACACAAAAAGGTCAACAAATCATATGATCCGAATAATGATTCTGTTgatgatatatttgaagaatttgcTGAGTCtccatcaaaatcaaaacagaaTATTTCTCATTATGCAATTGACGATGATCAACTAAACCCATTTCTCGAGCCAACTCCCAA
Protein-coding regions in this window:
- a CDS encoding uncharacterized protein (PKUD0E04280; similar to Saccharomyces cerevisiae YLR168C (UPS2) and YDR185C (UPS3); ancestral locus Anc_8.388); translated protein: MKEFNQTLVFDYPWDYVSAANWRKYPNKMSTHVVAVDVLNREFDPIQQTLLTERLIKCEQNIPSWLQVIIPNVNVSYVREVSIINLQNQTLTMRSINLTMKNLLKVYETVQYEPASDPNKTTFTQCARLSSNQPWIGPKIESWALATFAQNAAKGKMGFDSVLQLGLLPNLIEDLNNRKDDILDDIEKVSSKIIDEIKSCNAFKDINNISLDVLKDLTIDANKKLQLPDKDITDEILETLNLHRILVNNAISHHTSEIIRQLQVQISKIFSNEKD
- a CDS encoding uncharacterized protein (PKUD0E04290; similar to Saccharomyces cerevisiae YJR092W (BUD4); ancestral locus Anc_7.463); this encodes MSLNDILAAANQSVDDLINQLETIHPSSESDSSMTTEPLNVDDSVVALEQPVHPIGPKPYVSPHKGKPLPAIQFSPSDYSIKSMPNLNYSDSDEETVVQSPVQQHHPNFNRNESMKSTISTNVKLDTIIVNDSIESEEPTREDVKLSHQHKRSSSLSDFVGGIIRSFSSNHIQSRNFSSATGNTVFESAEEGYDEEDEDGKYDDDNVHGDKEFQNENSMDEDNADQEHVEMGIDEHKEREDSFDSPSSQYSEDSMANETIQNDTINNAPLDMFEEEIEKSVVENTEIESLHGDFQLDLPFEDDIFDTEFIEFNRKLNSRNSSNTSASTTSNRIVSIERGEQQELLNIWSKQKNYNVPIKKHVEFDSIHTPIKKSLIVNTSNPKSVHILNSNSIYDKLEVLPVGVKGYHHVQVRSVNDAVSDNESSHSVIKYDINDEPEELSLQLQDLTVDLSADSETSIQKEIANWDPKPEPNFHHERNKSSIDVLKSVWSENDRESSQLSNDFLYQLTHSDTFHRLNKKNIESYLYKETDFEADNVRLMPPPQHQQIYQFNQNESMSRIVPGLGISEGVLEYEDDDNVDDIDTIGSIHTSLKPIEFEQQQKSPISPAREKMIAHFQQQLRQKKEQESHRELQHQLQSQIHQHAKSVQSSPVKPIKFEHKKVNKSYDPNNDSVDDIFEEFAESPSKSKQNISHYAIDDDQLNPFLEPTPKPVTATLADSNSHSEHQVEQAKVLEGRLFLRIHDINSLKLPELEKRNAKFQLNIDNGIHCIKTEFISSKNGVIPIDKEFELIVKDKLDVIITIKVKYDKPVGKTVEVVSERKVKSKSKFGRLLGKTEVEKVRRKVQQPPEKDLIAEYTGNDGSCGKLKITFSEYHDKIHGKPATFSLTCFNEWKTTVSKSGSVVNKEPTPICSCRIQMLYIPKTLENETLPVSISNAMHQLKEVRKLGNLSHQGIMTQIGGDVKLMTRRSFKLEKHDLLAYNLENHKLKAKINLKKVTDILTLPNNEFIIKFANQETISFTCDTSQEREAWVRSLKESMTIHLLMKQPWLKTVMVSMDGIAV